TTGATCGCCTGCAGCACATACTGCGGCAGGGCGAAGGCGCCCTGGTGGATGTCCGGGTTGTAGTAGCGGGTGACGATCCCGCTGCCGGCGAAGCGTTGGCGCAGGGTCTCCGTCGACAGCTTACGGTAGCCGCTGTCGGTGCCGCCCCAGGCGAAGGTCATGCTGCCACCGATGTAGGTCGGCACCGCGGCCATGTAGAAGTGCCAGTCGGCGAACAGCCCGCGCATGCGCCCGGCGGTGGTCTGCACCTCGGACAGCTGCATGAAGGGCGTACCGTTCTGGGTCACCAGGATGCCGCCGTCGTTCAGGCAGCGGCGGCAGGCCTGGTAGAAGTTCTCGGAGAACAGCACCTCGCCCGGACCGATGGGGTCGGTGGAGTCGGAGATGATCACGTCGAACTTGTCCTGGCAGGTGGCGACGAAACGCATGCCGTCGTCGATCACCAGGTTCAGCCGCGGGTCATCGAAGGCGCCGCTGGAATGCCTGGGCAGGAACTCCTTGCACATGTCGACCACGGTGCCGTCGATCTCGACCATGGTGATGTGCTCGACGCTGTCGTGCTTGCACACCTCGCGCAGCATGCCGCCGTCGCCGCCACCGATGATCAGCACGCGCTTGGCCAGGCCATGGGCGAGGATCGGCACATGGGTGAGCATCTCGTGGTAGATGAACTCGTCGGCCTCGGTGGTCTGGATCACCCCGTCCAGGGCCATGACCCGGCCCATGCGGGCGTTCTCGAAGATCACCAGGTGCTGGTGCTCGGTGCGCACCTCGTGCAACAGCTTGTCCACGCGAAAACGCTGACCATAGCCGTCGTACAGCGTCTCTTGGTAGTCGCTCATGGGGGTATCCCTCGTCGAAATCGTTGAATGCACTGGACAGCCGCCACTGACGCCCGCCGCCTGAACAAAGGCGTGCATTCTACGTCGCCGCACATGACAGGTCGAACCCTGGCCGTTTGAAAGTCAGGCGCGCGCTGACAGGCGCGTGACGGGCGGTTATCGTGGTCCGATGACGCCAGCCAACCCACCCCCGCTACTCCTGCCCTATCAACCGCCCTGGCACTGGCAACAGTTCCAGGGCCACTACGCGCTGCGCGCCCTGCCCGGCGTCGAACGGCTGGACACCGACGCCTACTGCCGCAGCTTTCGCCTGGGAGACGTTTGTGGCTGGTTCAGCGTGCAAACCGTGCCAGGCCAAGCCGCCCTGCAGCTGCGCCATAGCCACTCGGCGCTGGCCTGCTTGCCCCAACTGGTGCAGCGGGTACGGCGCATGTTCGACCTGGATGCCGCGCCACTGGAGATCGCCGCGCACCTGGCTGGCGACCCGCTGGTGGCGCCCCTGGTGGCGCACAACCCCGGCCTGCGCCTGCCGACCGCCTTCGACCCCTTCGAACAGGCGATCCGGGCCATCGTCGGCCAGCAAGTCACGGTGAAGGCGGCGGTGACCATCGCCGCGCGCCTGGTCAGCCGCCTCGGCGAACCGCTCAACGATGCCCCGGGCGCCGGCGTCGAGCGGCTGTTCCCCACGGCCGCAGCGCTGGCCGAGGCCAACCTGGACGGCATCGGCATGCCCGGCAAGCGCGTGCAGACCCTGCAGCATTTCGCCAGCCAGGTCGCCAGCGGCGCCCTGCGCCTCGACCTGGCGGACGGCTGCGAGGTGCTGATCGAGCGCCTCTGCGCCCTGCCCGGCATCGGCCCCTGGACCGCCGAATACATCGCCCTGCGCGCCTTCGGCGAGACCGATGCCTTTCCCGCCAGCGACCTGGGCCTGCTCAAGGCGCCGCTGTGGGGCGCCGGCGGCATCAGCACCAGGCAGCTCAAGGCCCGCGCCGAGGCCTGGCGCCCCTGGCGCGCCTACGCCGCGGCACACCTGTGGCACAACTACTCTGGAGGCTGAGGTCATGCACTACCGCTACCACGACAGTCCCGTCGGTCGCCTGCTGCTGGTCGGCGACGAAGCCGGTTTGCAGCAGTTGCTGATGGAGATGGATGAGCGGCCCTGGCAAATCGAAGAGGACTGGCAATCGGCCGGAGCCGAGCTGGACGCGCCCTGCCGCCAGCTGGACGACTACTTCGCCGGCCGGCGGCGGCGCTTCGAACTGCCCCTGGCGCCCCGCGGCACGGCCTTCCAGTTGGCCGTGTGGCAAGCCCTGCAACAGATCCCCTTCGGCCAGACCCGTTGCTACAGCGGCCTGGCCGAAGCGATCGGTCGGCCGCGGGCGGTGCGCGCCGTCGGCGCGGCCAACGGCGCCAATCCGATCGCCATCATCATCCCCTGCCACCGGGTGATCGGCCGCGACGGCAGCCTCACCGGCTACGCCGGCGGCCTGGCACGCAAGGCGCTGCTGCTGCAGCTGGAGGGGGTGCAGTCACCCCAGCAGGCGCTGGTGTTCTGACCCTCGCCGCAGCGCACGACGGCAACCTGTAACAGCGCACGCCGGCGGCGATCTAAGCCTCTAGATACTCACCTTCCGGGCCTGGCCGTGGGCCCGCGGGAGAAGGAGGTTGCCAACCCATGCCCTGGACACTTGCACACAGAGCACCGCTCAAGACAGTCGGCGCAGCCCTGGGACTGTTCGGCCTGCTGGTGGCTGTAAGCCATGCGGGTCGGCTTGACGACCCGCCGGACGCGCCGCAGCGCCTGCTAGCCGCCCCGCCGCAGGCCTATGCCGAGATCATGCTGCCCGGTGGGCCCGGCAAGGACGGCATTCCCTCCATCGATCGCCCGCGCTTCGAGGATGCCGCCAGCGCCGAGCGCTTCCTGGCGCCGGAGGACTGGGTGTTCGGCGTCTATCACGGCGGCCAGGCCCGCGCCTACCCGCAGCGGATTCTGGTGTGGCACGAAATCGTCAACGACCGCATCGCCGGCGAGCCGCTGTGCATCACCTACTGCCCGCTGACCGGCACGGCCCTGGGGTTCCAGCGCGGCGACAGCGAGTTCGGCGTTTCCGGCAAGCTGGTCAACAGCAACGTGGTGATGTACGACCGCGCCAGCGATAGCCACTGGTCGCAGATCCCCGGCGTCGCCATCAGCGGCCCCGCCCAGGGCCGGCAGCTGGCGGAGATCCGGGTGTTCTGGAGCACCTGGGCCAACTGGCGTGCCCGCCACCCGGACACCCTGGTGCTCACCACCGACACCGGCGCGCTGCGCAACTACAGGCGCGACCCCTATGGCAGCTACCAGCCGTTGCGCGGCTACTACGCCGCCGACGCGCTGATGTTTCCGGTGATGCATGAAGACGCGCGCTACCCCAGCAAGCACAGCATCCTCGGCTTTCGCACCGCCAGCGTGGCGGTCGCGGTGGACAAGGCCTATCTGCGCGCGCAACAGCTGATCCACTATCGGCACGGCGACGAGCACTTCCTGATCATCCACGACCCCGGCCTGGATACCGGCTGGGTGCTGCGCGCCGACCGGCCCGTGCCACTCGACCCGGCATCGCTGCG
The genomic region above belongs to Pseudomonas benzenivorans and contains:
- the speE gene encoding polyamine aminopropyltransferase, whose protein sequence is MSDYQETLYDGYGQRFRVDKLLHEVRTEHQHLVIFENARMGRVMALDGVIQTTEADEFIYHEMLTHVPILAHGLAKRVLIIGGGDGGMLREVCKHDSVEHITMVEIDGTVVDMCKEFLPRHSSGAFDDPRLNLVIDDGMRFVATCQDKFDVIISDSTDPIGPGEVLFSENFYQACRRCLNDGGILVTQNGTPFMQLSEVQTTAGRMRGLFADWHFYMAAVPTYIGGSMTFAWGGTDSGYRKLSTETLRQRFAGSGIVTRYYNPDIHQGAFALPQYVLQAINKPSND
- a CDS encoding DNA-3-methyladenine glycosylase family protein, with the translated sequence MTPANPPPLLLPYQPPWHWQQFQGHYALRALPGVERLDTDAYCRSFRLGDVCGWFSVQTVPGQAALQLRHSHSALACLPQLVQRVRRMFDLDAAPLEIAAHLAGDPLVAPLVAHNPGLRLPTAFDPFEQAIRAIVGQQVTVKAAVTIAARLVSRLGEPLNDAPGAGVERLFPTAAALAEANLDGIGMPGKRVQTLQHFASQVASGALRLDLADGCEVLIERLCALPGIGPWTAEYIALRAFGETDAFPASDLGLLKAPLWGAGGISTRQLKARAEAWRPWRAYAAAHLWHNYSGG
- a CDS encoding methylated-DNA--[protein]-cysteine S-methyltransferase; the encoded protein is MHYRYHDSPVGRLLLVGDEAGLQQLLMEMDERPWQIEEDWQSAGAELDAPCRQLDDYFAGRRRRFELPLAPRGTAFQLAVWQALQQIPFGQTRCYSGLAEAIGRPRAVRAVGAANGANPIAIIIPCHRVIGRDGSLTGYAGGLARKALLLQLEGVQSPQQALVF
- a CDS encoding DUF3179 domain-containing protein — its product is MPWTLAHRAPLKTVGAALGLFGLLVAVSHAGRLDDPPDAPQRLLAAPPQAYAEIMLPGGPGKDGIPSIDRPRFEDAASAERFLAPEDWVFGVYHGGQARAYPQRILVWHEIVNDRIAGEPLCITYCPLTGTALGFQRGDSEFGVSGKLVNSNVVMYDRASDSHWSQIPGVAISGPAQGRQLAEIRVFWSTWANWRARHPDTLVLTTDTGALRNYRRDPYGSYQPLRGYYAADALMFPVMHEDARYPSKHSILGFRTASVAVAVDKAYLRAQQLIHYRHGDEHFLIIHDPGLDTGWVLRADRPVPLDPASLRFTAEGPQAEGLQGLEPINAFEAMWFAWYAFYPETVLLDGHEQD